The Astatotilapia calliptera chromosome 4, fAstCal1.2, whole genome shotgun sequence genome segment TCGAGAAGGGAAGCAACAAGGAGGACATCATCCGAGAGATTCTTCAACGCCTGAAACTCCAGGAACCAGGACCCCACGTCTTTGCATATGTTATTCCTTTAGGAAGGCTGACTCAGGAAGACCAAGACACCCACACGCTGATTGAAGCAAAGTTTGGCCCAAGAGTGTGGGACTACACCATCGTGCTGTTCACCCACGGGGATCGCCTGGaagacaaaacaataaacaacatcattacTGAGAGTGACGAGAACCTCCGCAACTTCATACGCAAGTGTAGCGGTGGCTTCCACGTCTTCAACAACAAAACCCCGGAGGACCAGAAGCAGGTCACAACTTTTATGGAGAAGATCGAGACCCTGGTGGCCCTGAATGGAGGTAGTTACTACAAGACAGAGCTGTATCCTGAGAAGGAGAGGAAAATCAGAAAAAGACAGGAAAGCATCCTTGCAGAGAGAGATGAAGAAATCAGCAAAAAGGAGGGAAATCTGAGGGAGCATTACAAGGATGAAGAGCTAAAGAAGATGAAGACAAAGCTgtggagaaaagaggaggaaagggCAAGAAAAGATGCAGAGGGGGAGTTGTACAGCATGTCCTACCTCATGAAGCGCATCCTGTTACTGGCTGTATTGTGTCTACTGTTATGTTGCAATCTTGGGGTAGCAGCTAAATGGCTTTGTGTTATAGGAATCATTTTGATTGTGGTGTCTTTTAAGATTTTTCCAATTATTCCAGGAAAAATACCAGGTCTttctaagaaaaagaaatagatGAGCTTTTACTGTGTTAGTGATTTATCATTCAAATGTGTGACAGATGATATATCGAAGTGAtttaattaacaaaaataattttcataCATATTTGTCTGTCCATAGTTAGAAAATATAGTCATCTGATATCATCTCATTGATCTCATATTTAATCAGATAACAGAACTGTAAAAATGCTaatgaaaacaatatttaaagtaCTACACAAAAGTCTCGGCCCACcactttttctttatattttactaggaaaaaaagtaaatgcaaGGATATGCGGAcatatacatggaaatacaatacagagttttaaaatcaatatttggtacgaccaccttttttctttgacacagtctgaactctcttatgcagctttgttctcatttctttaagtagtcttcaggaatagttctgcaggcttcttgaagaATGTTTAAAGCTGTCTTTGGACGTTGACCGCTTTTTGTTCTGCTCTTTGTGAAgatgatctcacactgcttcaacaatgttgaggtccagactCTAGGGAGGtgagtccatgactgatagtgttttaTTGGGCTTTTCTATCCGGGTATGCTTTTTCTGGCTATACTTTTATTCAAGTAATGGCTGAATATAAACTTACAGTGTGCACAAGTGCTCAATAAGTCCCACAGCATATGCCAAACTCATCCCATGAGCATGTCTGGAGTCACTGCAGCCACTACGTGTTTCTTTAGGTGAATGATTGTGGAATTAAAGCATTTTGAAATTGGATGCTGGTCTGGAGGTGGGCATATTAAGCACTTGTCAACATTGTAAATTTTGTGTATATAACtttacatttgcattttaaaatttactggaagcttctattcaattcaattcaattttatttatatagcaccaaatcacaacataaggcgcttcatagatacagagaaaaacccaacaatcatatgaccccctatgaccaagcactttggcgacagtgggaaggaaaaactcccttttaacaggaagaaacctccggcagaaccaggctcagggaggggcggggccatctgctgcgaccggttggggtgagagaaggaagacaggataaaagacatgctgtggaagagagacagagattaataacagatatgattcaatgcagagaggtctgttaatacatagtgagcgagaaaggtgactggaaaggaaaaactcaatgcatcatgggaatcccccggcagcctatgtgttttgcagcataactaagggaggattcagggtcacctggtccagccctaactatatgctttagcaaaaaggaaagttttaagcctaatcttgaaagtagagatagtgtctgtctcccgaatccaaactggaagctggttccacagaagaggggtctgaaaactgaaggctctgcctcccattctacttttaaatactctaggaacaacaagtaggcctgcagagcgagagcgaagtgctctaatagggtgatatggtactacaaggtcattgagataagatggggcctgattatttaagaccttgtatgtgaggagcaggattttgaattcaattctggatttaacaggaagccaatgaagggaagccaaaacaggagaaatatgatctctctttctagtccctgtcaggactcttgctgcagttattataatattatcaaggcaaagaaaatcccccaaaatttatttaataaagaatCTTAAATGACAACAAGGTTTTATCTTCATAAGCAGGGCTCTGAATCATCCCTgttacttttcatttttaggTTTTAACAGGAAATCCTCATGAGTGACCTAACAGATAATCTCAGGTTCCATGTAGGCTTGTAGGATATTAACTGTATGTGTCTTAAAAGCAAATGTTATGATCACAGAGTCAACCCTAAAATAAAGTACAAGCCAATAAGATTAGTTGCATCCTGTTAATGTTTGTTGAGGATTTGGAGACAAAATtcatttattcaattcaattttattttatttatataatgccaaatcacaacaacagtcgcctcaaggtgctttatttattcattaatgaatgaaaaaatgACTGCCACCAAGGCATCATTTGATCTTTGGATAATGATTATACCTTTCAGACAAATGTTGCagttaaaaatacaatatcTCATTGAAATGTAGCTGAAAAATTAACCATTAACTTGATGTTCTCTCAAAATACTACATAGGTCCGGTGTAAGTGTAGTTGATTACTTTTCATTGCTGAAAGTAAATACGcacattttaaaatactttcattttacattttgttaaagGGGTGAATTTATCGAAGCTTTATCCCTGATCAGGACGTTTTATGAAGCATTAAAGTATACTGACCACTAGATGGCGCGCTGAGACCGTTCATTGTATTGCTTCTCAAACTTTTAAAGCGCAATTGTCTTAACACACTTTAGGCGGTTCGTGTGTTAACACACGTGTGTTTTAGTGATATAAAAATCGCAGTATCCTTAAATGTAATAGTTTAATTGTTTCCTCGTTGCATTGCTTCTCAGCCTCACTATAAAATACCAACGAATCAAAGTCTACTTCTCAGTCAAAATGAAAGTAATGATATTCTATTTGAAATCATAACTTTATTCCACATTAAGCTGTTATGCAAGAAGTCATCAGATCTTTGATCCCTTGCACAATAAAAGTGTGTCCCATCCAGTGACTCTCTATAAGACGCGGGTAGAGTGCCAAGTTCAGAGGTTTATTTAAAACAGGCTGGGTGGAAATACTCTTGGCTCGAAACAGGTAGAAAAATAACATCTATGGACATAGGACTGCGGCCGATTGTCGCTGCTGACCTAATTATTCAGCGTATGTGGACTGGACTTTAACTTGGTGGATGCGGGGCACCCAGCAGGTCACGTGACTGTAGAGCCCCACCCTCAGTTTGAAACAGAAAGCACCGAGGaagctgtgtaaaaaaaaagtttcacctAACAGACTTGCTTTGAGATCCAATCAGGACTGTCAGGCCAGCGAGGACAAGTTAACCGACGTCTACAGTTTTGGTGATACTTCTGTCTTCGTCCACCATGAGCACTCAGGCCGCTGACAGCATACCTTGTCCAGCAGAAAGTGAGCAGGAGCAGGGTCAGTATGAAATATGGAAATGCTGCTGAGTTAAAAGTTTttagtttaatgtttttattctattttttgtATGTCTGTATGTATTTTTCCCCTGTGGGTGTAGTTGGTGTAGTTACAGCATGTTCTTAAGCACGTGTCTACCCTTGTTCAGCTGACAcatgtagaaagaaaaagagagcagtgTGAGTCATACTGGTGCTTTAGCTGAGCTGTTGGCTACTGCAGTTTATAGGGCTTGTTTCAGATGTTTGAAGATGGAAGCCAATATATACAATATGACATTACAAtggggagaaaacaaaaccagataatataattaatatgatatgttaattttttttacagtactttaataaaaataaaattccaaAATGGCAGTGACTCTTTTTATCTGCTTTCTtcctgtaagtgtgtgtgtgtgtgtttaattaaCACACCTACACCAAGTTAGCCAACAGTGATTTTGAGATGTGTAATTAAACTACAGTACTGTTAGCCTCTAATGTTCATTTAATGTCTCCATCTCACTCTCGTGCTCCTTATTCCCACTTTTGTAGAGGTCACCTAAGGTCATTCAGCCCCTTTCTTTACTGGTGGTCTAACCTGTGAAAAGGTTGTGAAACATAATATCACTATTGGATATTGTTTATCATTATCACActcttaaaagtaaaaaactaGGTTAACACATATTAGTTAAAATAAAGTATGCATTCTGtcagagaaaaaaattatttgctgGAGTAATATAATGTTATGAAACATTGATAGTTAGTGATCCGCAGCCTTTTCATTTGAGCTAAAAACACTTCATTTAATTATAGGCTATTTATAAACAGAATACCTTTAACCCACACAAGATGATGCAACAGACCTTAAGACCTTCATTAAGGGCCTGCATAGAAACATTTCCAATGTTTTGGAAATTTTCATCACATGaatggttgacctctgatgacctctagaagcctttattaatatatttaaaatgatagtGGCACAAAAGAAAATTTTTGCAGCGCAAACGTTTGACACCATTCTTGTGgcatttgaagaaggtgggatGGGCGTTTTTGAGCAAGTTGCATCTCAATCATAGACTTTCAGTCTCCAACAACAGGACTAAGCTTAAAACCCGGTTCTTTGCCAACAAAGCAAATAATTTTGATAAACTGTACCAGTTCTGCAAAGAAGAACGGTTAAACATTATGCCACACACTTGTTGATGACTACCAGAAGTTTCTGGTTGAGGTGCAACTTGTTAACAAAAGATTAGTAGGCATCTATTTTCTGAAAAAgtaagataagaaaaaaatatttcaaaaggcatataaaaacaaaacaagccacAAATGCTAACATGAGACAACATACAGTGTAttactttactttttattttattcatcaaCAAATGCCAAAATGCTTTGCATTTTCCACaatgtaaaaacataataaaaaagttCATACTGTTTGTGCCCTGGGATGCAACAGTCTGGGCTAATATGTGAAAGCCACGGATTTctacaaataaacaataataatatcagAAGTCAGAATGAAGGGCACAACGACTTTCATGAACTCTGAATAgtgtttaaaaatgctttttgttgGGTTGACAGAGCCGTTGAGGATCATGCTTCTTGGAAAATGTGGTGCAGGCAAGAGCTCGAGTGGGAACACCATCCTCAATAAAATGGTGTTCTGTTCAGAGATGAAGCTGGTCGGCATCACTGTTCACTGTGAAAAAGAGTCCGCGGTGGTTGGAGATGTACCTGTTGATGTGATTGACACACCTGGGCTTTTCGAGAAGGGAAGCAACAAGGAGGACATCATCCGAGAGATTCTTCAACGCCTGAAACTCCAGGAACCAGGACCCCACGTCTTTGCATATGTTATTCCTTTAGGAAGGCTGACTCAGGAAGACCAAGACACCCACACGCTGATTGAAGCAAAGTTTGGCCCAAGAGTGTGGGACTACACCATCGTGCTGTTCACCCACGGGGATCGCCTGGaagacaaaacaataaacaacatcattacTGAGAGTGACGAGAACCTCCGCAACTTCATACGCAAGTGTAGCGGTGGCTTCCACGTCTTCAACAACAAAACCCCGGAGGACCAGAAGCAGGTCACAACTTTTATGGAGAAGATCGAGACCCTGGTGGCCCTGAATGGAGGTAGTTACTACAAGACAGAGCTGTATCCTGAGAAGGAGAGGAAAATCAGAAAAAGACAGGAAAGCATCCTTGCAGAGAGAGATGAAGAAATCAGCAAAAAGGAGGGAAATCTGAGGGAGCATTACAAGGATGAAGAGCTAAAGAAGATGAAGACAAAGCTgtggagaaaagaggaggaaagggCAAGAAAAGATGCAGAGAGGGAGTTGTACAGCATGTCCTACCTCATGAAGAGCATCCTGTTACTGGCTGTATTGTGTCTACTGTTATGTTGCAATCTTGGGGTGtctttgaagaaaaagaaatagatGAGCTTTTACTGTGTTAGTGATTTATCATTCAAATGTGTGACAGATGATATATCGAAGTGAtttaattaacaaaaataattttcataCAAATTTTTCTGTCCATAGTTAGAAAATATAGTCATCTGATATCATCTCATTGATCTCATATTTAATCAGATAACAGAACTGTAAAAATGCTaatgaaaacaatatttaaagtaCTACACAAAAGTCTCGGCCCACcactttttctttatattttactaggaaaaaaagtaaatgcaaGGATATGCGGAcatatacatggaaatacaataCAGGgttttaaaatcaatatttggtacgaccaccttttttcttcgacacagtctgaactctcttatgcagctttgttctcatttctttaagtagtcttcaggaatagttctgcaggcttcttgaagaATGTTTAAAGCTGTCTTTGGATGCTGACCGCTTTTTGTTCTGCTCTTTGTGAAgatgatctcacactgcttcaatgaAGTTGAGGTCCAGACTCTGGGGAGCTCGGTCCATGACTGataatgttttattgtgtttttctatccggGTATGCTTTTTCTGGAATAACAGTGTGTTTGGAATCATTGTCGTGTCATAAAATGAAGCACTGATTGACACATTGACACATGATGGATcgaatctgatggtacttttctgtgttcaaatTTCAAATGATTTAACTCAGGAGTTTCACTTTTGGATTCATTCATATGACcagttgccactgattttccaTTTGTCCAGttgttgtgtaatttggcatacctcagtcttttttagatttttttccttctttaaaaatgacatcTTGACAGCCATCTTTTCCACCGAGACCATTCCTGATGTggtttcagtgaacagtagatctCTCAGGTCGTGTGTCCAGCTTGGagctgaaaaaatatatatatattgcttgtagcatagctgagccactgtgtgagagctgagcagcgaaaggaaattaagtgaggagccGGCTCTCGCTCAATAGGAGTCGactcttctgattcactacaaagcactctGTAAGCACGGCTCTTAGAGGTGATGCTTTTGTGCATGACACATTATCGAACGTTATGttgtgtgtcatggatactgttgactccaaTTCTCCCAACCACTATGTCGAGCTGAGACAGCAAGACCGagacagcgagaccaagacaagaccgagGGATCCTAgcccaagacaagaccaagaccaaagtCCGTCGAGACAAGACAAGAACAAGACCACGTGGTCTAGAGACCAAgaccggtctcgagacatccaactctagtACCGAGCATCCTCTAGTGTTAACGTGATAGCGTTCcataatgtaaaaatgaaaatgtacaggctctgaaatgtactcaaagtatgaaagtaaaaataatcTCCTTAAAGCACAATTCAACTAATCATATTTGTACAAAGGTAACTGAACCATggtatattatattaatataagaATAAAATACGGTTAGTACatgataataaaacattttcggATTTAATTCTAATGGATGTGCTTTAAATGCAGTGAAAaagaattttaataaataactaTTTTCTGTTCTGATTGTGGGTGAAAGTAAAATGAGTACAGTCAGGGTTTAAAGTGAAACTCAGTAGGTGAGTCTGTGTAGTGGCTCAGCATAGGTGAAAGAACCACACAATCATTTCTAATCAGCACACTGTACTGCCacagttttttaatagtttttctaCTATAAAACTTGTAAAACTCagcttctctttgttttcttagaAGAGGCAATGATGCATATAAAtagtttttaagtgtttttgtggATATTTTGTTAATTCCATTTACATATAGGAGAATTTCACCTACTTCACTGAAGAGGTGTGCCATCCTGCCTAGACATCTTGCCCCTCCTTTACTATtactattaaataaattaactcCTAAATAACTAAAAGGCAAGATTTATGAAGTTATCATGAGCTAATTCCGACCGGTCACAACAGTTCATTTTACATaactgctatcacttccagacgtttcttttctaaataaacagaatagcTCTTGGCCACTTTACTAGAAAACATAGATTTACCAATTACAGACACTCACTTGTTACACACTCAAATGTCCTTAGTTATTTATTATGCTAACattaatgttagcctgctttaAGTAGAGAAAGGTCAATTAACATCAGTGTTATTCCACGTTACCTGgattatatttatattcagaAATATAAAGAGATTAGTTAGCATATGTTTGCTCCAGAGGATGATCCACAGTGATGTGCATCCATTGTGTTCTGCAACCGCGCATTGACTGACTTTTCCCAGCGGAAGATCGTCCAGCATGCAGCAGCAGATTATTATATAGGCAACTGTGTACTGTCTGTAATTGGTAAATTATATTTTCTGCTGTATTTAGAAAAAGGGACGACCactttatttgaataaataaataaacaaaatgcagGTATACGGAGGAACCTCAAATGTCCCAGTTTTACACTAGGACATGAACACAGCTCAAGTTTGCGGATCTCGGCGAAGCTGGCAGTGTGAAGTTTGTCTCAAAATTATACATATTATACACATTTGTAAATCATACCGTACGTGCACTTGCCCTTTTTTAGGTTTCTCTCCATATATAAATAGCGACTGTAAATGTCAGTTTAAATCGTCTTACCTGTAAAACTTGCCGTCTTTACCGGAAGTCAATGTACACACCTTAACGACTGGGcgtgtttattttttccagtgtaACTGAAAAGTTAagtttcattttcctgttctggaACATCATCTGCTATCTAGTCGGCGACACAGGTAAGTCCCTATTCTGGTGTTTCGCctctctgttctttttttttttttttaagtaatatatAGTGTTTTTATACATGGATAACGGATGTATGATTGCTAGAACTTGTGCAAAGATGTGCTGTCTATTTGCTCTCCTGTGGTTTCTGATGTTATAGACCTTAGTGTTACTGTAATTACAGAATGTAACTTTGTTTATacatatacatgcacacacacatatctatATAAGGGGCATTTGTGTATACAGTAGATTTGTTGATTTGGATAGTGATAGCAGTTAAGTCTAAACGGCTAAGCTATATGGATAATATGGGTAAAAGTACGTGGTAAGAGTCTTCATCTT includes the following:
- the LOC113021116 gene encoding GTPase IMAP family member 7-like isoform X2, coding for MSTQAADSIPGPAESEQEQEPLRIMLLGKCGAGKSSSGNTILNKMVFCSEMKLVGITVHCEKESAVVGDVPVDVIDTPGLFEKGSNKEDIIREILQRLKLQEPGPHVFAYVIPLGRLTQEDQDTHTLIEAKFGPRVWDYTIVLFTHGDRLEDKTINNIITESDENLRNFIRKCSGGFHVFNNKTPEDQKQVTTFMEKIETLVALNGGSYYKTELYPEKERKIRKRQESILAERDEEISKKEGNLREHYKDEELKKMKTKLWRKEEERARKDAEGELYSMSYLMKRILLLAVLCLLLCCNLGVSLKKKK
- the LOC113021116 gene encoding GTPase IMAP family member 7-like isoform X1 — its product is MSTQAADSIPGPAESEQEQEPLRIMLLGKCGAGKSSSGNTILNKMVFCSEMKLVGITVHCEKESAVVGDVPVDVIDTPGLFEKGSNKEDIIREILQRLKLQEPGPHVFAYVIPLGRLTQEDQDTHTLIEAKFGPRVWDYTIVLFTHGDRLEDKTINNIITESDENLRNFIRKCSGGFHVFNNKTPEDQKQVTTFMEKIETLVALNGGSYYKTELYPEKERKIRKRQESILAERDEEISKKEGNLREHYKDEELKKMKTKLWRKEEERARKDAEGELYSMSYLMKRILLLAVLCLLLCCNLGVAAKWLCVIGIILIVVSFKIFPIIPGKIPGLSKKKK
- the LOC113021117 gene encoding GTPase IMAP family member 7-like, with the translated sequence MSTQAADSIPCPAESEQEQEPLRIMLLGKCGAGKSSSGNTILNKMVFCSEMKLVGITVHCEKESAVVGDVPVDVIDTPGLFEKGSNKEDIIREILQRLKLQEPGPHVFAYVIPLGRLTQEDQDTHTLIEAKFGPRVWDYTIVLFTHGDRLEDKTINNIITESDENLRNFIRKCSGGFHVFNNKTPEDQKQVTTFMEKIETLVALNGGSYYKTELYPEKERKIRKRQESILAERDEEISKKEGNLREHYKDEELKKMKTKLWRKEEERARKDAERELYSMSYLMKSILLLAVLCLLLCCNLGVSLKKKK